CGCCGCCGCGCGGGAGCCGAAGGTCGTCGCGATCGGCGAGGCGGGCCTCGACTACCACTACACGATCGAGACGCGCGACATTCAGGAGGTCGGCTTCCGCCGTCACATCGCCGCCAGCCGCGAGACCGGGCTGCCGATGGTGATCCACGCGCGCGAGGCCGACGCGGACATCGCCGCCATCCTGGAGGAGGAGACGGGGAAGGGCGGCTTCCCGTTCGTCCTGCATTGCTTCTCGTCCGGCATGGAGCTGGCCGAGCGCGGGCTGGCGCTCGGCGGCTACCTCTCGTTTTCCGGCATCGCGACGTTCAAGACCGCCGAGACGATCCGCGACGTCGCCCGGATGGTCCCGCCCGAGCGCATGCTGGTGGAGACCGACGCGCCGTATCTCGCGCCGCCGCCGCACCGCGGCAAGCGCAACGAGCCGGCCTTCGTGGCCGACACCGCGGCCCACCTCGCCGAGACTCTGGGCCTGTCCGCCGAGGAGCTGGGCGCGCGCACCACGGAGAATTTCTACCGCCTGTTCACCAAGGTTCCGGCGCCGGTGACCGGCTGATGACGATCCGCGTCACGATCCTGGGCTGCGGCTCGTCCGGCGGCGTGCCGCGCGTCGGCGGCGAATGGGGCGCATGCGACCCGGCCAACCCCAAGAACCGCCGCCGCCGCTGCGCGCTGCTGGTCGAGCGTATCAGCGCCGCCGGCACCACCCGCGTCCTGATCGACACCGGACCCGACATGCGCGAGCAGCTCCTGTCGGCCGACGTGGGCGATCTCGACGCGGTCGCCTATACCCACGCGCACGCCGACCACCTGCACGGGATCGACGACCTGCGCGGCCTGGCACTGGCACATCACAAGCGGGTCGACGTCTACATGGACGAAAGCACGCTGGAACGCGCGCGCGAGGCGTTCGGCTACTGCTTCAACGGCGCCAAGGGCTATCCGCCGATCCTCGACGCGCACGTCATCGTGCCGGGCGAGCCGCTGGACGTCGAGGGTGCGGGCGGCACGCTGAGGCTGACACCGTTCGCCCAGCATCACGGGCGGATCACCTCGCTGGGCTTTCGCATCGGCGACCTCGCATATTCCAGCGACCTGCACGACCTTCCGGCCGAATCGCTGCCGCTGCTGCGCGG
This portion of the Acuticoccus sp. I52.16.1 genome encodes:
- a CDS encoding TatD family hydrolase, which translates into the protein MRLVDSHCHLDFPDFEDLPPFLERARARGVERFVTISTRMKTFDGLRRIVAAHEDVYCSVGVHCLNAHEEPDVTTEALIAAAREPKVVAIGEAGLDYHYTIETRDIQEVGFRRHIAASRETGLPMVIHAREADADIAAILEEETGKGGFPFVLHCFSSGMELAERGLALGGYLSFSGIATFKTAETIRDVARMVPPERMLVETDAPYLAPPPHRGKRNEPAFVADTAAHLAETLGLSAEELGARTTENFYRLFTKVPAPVTG
- a CDS encoding MBL fold metallo-hydrolase, giving the protein MTIRVTILGCGSSGGVPRVGGEWGACDPANPKNRRRRCALLVERISAAGTTRVLIDTGPDMREQLLSADVGDLDAVAYTHAHADHLHGIDDLRGLALAHHKRVDVYMDESTLERAREAFGYCFNGAKGYPPILDAHVIVPGEPLDVEGAGGTLRLTPFAQHHGRITSLGFRIGDLAYSSDLHDLPAESLPLLRGLEVWIVDALRHTAHSSHFTVEEALEWSERIGTRRAVLTNLHHDLDYEMLNRSIPDWAEPAYDMMVLELTPAS